The Amycolatopsis mongoliensis genome includes a window with the following:
- a CDS encoding VOC family protein — MYEVDFAEFPSTSATASGEFFARAFGWDVTPYGPSYTDVRAPGLTFGFQADAAEQPRAPLVTIRTDDLAAARAAVEAAGGEVTKEPFAFPGGRRFHFREPGGSELAVWSPE, encoded by the coding sequence ATGTACGAAGTCGACTTCGCCGAGTTCCCGTCCACGTCGGCCACCGCGTCCGGCGAGTTCTTCGCGCGCGCCTTCGGCTGGGACGTGACGCCGTACGGGCCGTCGTACACCGACGTCCGCGCACCCGGCCTCACCTTCGGCTTCCAGGCCGACGCGGCCGAGCAGCCCCGCGCGCCGCTGGTCACGATCCGCACGGACGACCTGGCGGCGGCCCGCGCCGCGGTCGAAGCGGCCGGCGGGGAGGTGACGAAGGAACCGTTCGCCTTCCCCGGCGGCCGGCGCTTCCACTTCCGCGAACCCGGCGGCAGCGAGCTGGCGGTGTGGAGCCCGGAATAG
- a CDS encoding sigma-70 family RNA polymerase sigma factor → MDELAGEFEAERARLRGLAFRMLGSAAEADDAVQEAWLRLNRVDSVDNLAAWLTTVVSRVCLDVLRSRKARREDPFDVVPEPAADADPAGEAELADSVGRALLVVLDALGPAERIAFVLHDLFAVPFERIAPVLDRTPVAAKKLASRARRRVRGTSPLPPADLTRHRRVVDAFLAAARGGDLEELLDVLAPDVVRRADAAALPAGAALETRGARAVAEETQVFGKRAHFAEAALVDGAVGVVVAPRGRLLLVLAVTVEGERVAAYEVIADPARLAALHVALLSA, encoded by the coding sequence ATGGACGAGCTGGCCGGGGAGTTCGAGGCGGAGCGCGCCAGGCTGCGCGGGCTGGCCTTCCGGATGCTCGGCTCGGCGGCCGAGGCCGACGACGCCGTCCAGGAGGCCTGGCTGCGGCTGAACCGCGTGGACTCCGTGGACAACCTCGCGGCCTGGCTGACGACGGTCGTCTCCCGCGTCTGCCTCGACGTCCTGCGCTCGCGGAAGGCCCGTCGCGAAGACCCCTTCGACGTGGTGCCGGAGCCCGCGGCCGACGCCGATCCGGCCGGCGAGGCCGAGCTGGCCGACTCGGTGGGCCGCGCGCTGCTCGTGGTGCTGGACGCGCTCGGGCCGGCCGAGCGGATCGCGTTCGTGCTGCACGACCTGTTCGCCGTGCCGTTCGAGCGGATCGCCCCGGTGCTGGACCGCACCCCGGTGGCGGCGAAGAAGCTCGCGAGCCGTGCGCGGCGGCGGGTTCGCGGCACGTCCCCGCTGCCCCCGGCCGACCTGACGCGGCACCGCCGGGTGGTCGACGCGTTCCTGGCCGCGGCCCGCGGCGGTGACCTCGAGGAGCTCCTGGACGTGCTGGCCCCCGACGTCGTCCGCCGCGCCGACGCGGCCGCGTTGCCGGCCGGGGCGGCCCTCGAGACGCGCGGGGCCCGCGCCGTGGCCGAGGAGACGCAGGTGTTCGGGAAACGGGCTCACTTCGCCGAAGCGGCCCTCGTGGACGGCGCGGTCGGTGTCGTCGTGGCCCCGCGCGGCCGGCTGCTGCTCGTCCTCGCGGTGACGGTCGAGGGCGAGCGGGTGGCGGCGTACGAGGTGATCGCCGACCCCGCCCGGCTCGCCGCGCTGCACGTCGCACTGCTCAGCGCTTGA
- a CDS encoding nuclear transport factor 2 family protein: MTETQRNKEVVLAFLRTAFTEKRPADAFAAYVGDDYVQHNPHAPAGADASAEYLAGFVVRFPELSLEVRRVVAEDDLVCTHSLMRLTPGSRGSAIADVMRVRDGRIVEHWDVVQEVPESTAGGNPMV, from the coding sequence ATGACGGAAACCCAGCGGAACAAGGAAGTGGTCCTCGCCTTCCTTCGGACGGCCTTCACCGAGAAGCGCCCGGCGGACGCCTTCGCCGCGTACGTCGGCGACGACTACGTCCAGCACAACCCGCACGCCCCGGCCGGCGCCGACGCCTCGGCCGAGTACCTGGCGGGCTTCGTGGTCCGGTTCCCGGAGCTGAGCCTGGAGGTGCGCCGGGTCGTGGCCGAGGACGACCTCGTGTGCACGCACAGCCTCATGCGGCTGACACCCGGGTCGCGAGGGAGCGCGATCGCGGACGTCATGCGGGTGCGGGACGGGCGGATCGTCGAGCACTGGGACGTGGTGCAGGAGGTCCCGGAGTCGACGGCCGGCGGGAATCCGATGGTTTAG
- a CDS encoding PH domain-containing protein, producing the protein MAYPDDLLSEQEHVVVHSHPHFKMLIFPTLALLVTLGAGIWLAILAKDAGSPWNTVGLIAIGVVALVLVVTLFLVPFVRWRTTHFIVTTDRLIAREGVLKRTGIDIPMGRINSVQFEHDLLDRVFGCGTLIIESASAEPLRFDDIPHVEKVHTVIYREVNDNPYDDYRPGTPGPQQTEPLPPQGGHPPRGDRRR; encoded by the coding sequence GTGGCTTATCCGGACGATTTGCTCAGCGAGCAAGAGCACGTCGTGGTGCACAGTCACCCCCACTTCAAGATGCTGATCTTCCCGACGCTCGCGCTGCTGGTCACCCTCGGCGCCGGCATCTGGCTCGCGATCCTCGCGAAAGATGCGGGCTCGCCGTGGAACACGGTCGGGCTGATCGCCATCGGCGTGGTGGCCCTGGTGCTGGTGGTGACGCTGTTCCTGGTGCCGTTCGTGCGCTGGCGCACCACCCACTTCATCGTGACCACCGACCGCCTCATCGCGCGCGAGGGCGTGCTGAAGCGCACCGGCATCGACATCCCGATGGGCCGGATCAACAGCGTCCAGTTCGAGCACGACCTGCTGGACCGGGTGTTCGGCTGCGGCACGCTGATCATCGAGTCGGCGTCGGCCGAGCCGCTGCGCTTCGACGACATCCCGCACGTCGAGAAGGTGCACACGGTCATCTACCGCGAGGTCAACGACAACCCGTACGACGACTACCGGCCGGGTACGCCGGGCCCCCAGCAGACCGAGCCGCTGCCGCCCCAGGGCGGGCACCCGCCCCGCGGCGACCGACGCCGCTGA
- a CDS encoding hydroxymethylglutaryl-CoA lyase, producing the protein MGTRALGLPERVPSAGELPERVTIWEVGPRDGLQNEKTIVPVEVKLEFLDRLAGAGLTTLEATSFVHPKWVPQLADAEQLLAGLDRREGVRYPVLVPNEKGLNRALDAGVEHIAIFASATETFAQKNLNSSLDEQFAMFEPVVTRAREAGLDVRGYLSMCFGDPWEGAVPAKQVADAGRRLLDMGCSQLSLGDTIGVATAGQVENLVGLFGDVGTLAVHFHDTYGQALANTLAALRCGVSTVDSSAGGLGGCPYAESATGNLATEDLVWMLDGLGVATGVDLDVLVAASTWMAGQLGRPSPSRVVAALS; encoded by the coding sequence ATGGGCACGCGCGCACTGGGCCTGCCGGAGCGGGTCCCCTCGGCGGGTGAGCTGCCGGAGCGGGTCACGATCTGGGAGGTCGGCCCGCGGGACGGGCTCCAGAACGAGAAGACGATCGTCCCGGTCGAGGTCAAGCTGGAGTTCCTCGACCGCCTCGCGGGCGCCGGCCTGACGACGCTGGAGGCGACCAGCTTCGTGCACCCCAAGTGGGTGCCGCAGCTGGCCGACGCCGAGCAGCTGCTGGCGGGGCTCGACCGCCGCGAAGGCGTCCGCTACCCGGTGCTGGTGCCGAACGAGAAGGGCCTGAACCGGGCCCTCGACGCGGGTGTCGAGCACATCGCGATCTTCGCCAGCGCGACCGAGACGTTCGCGCAGAAGAACCTCAACTCGTCGCTGGACGAGCAGTTCGCGATGTTCGAGCCGGTCGTGACGCGGGCCCGCGAAGCCGGCCTCGACGTGCGCGGCTACCTCTCCATGTGCTTCGGCGACCCGTGGGAGGGCGCCGTGCCGGCCAAGCAGGTCGCCGACGCCGGGCGCCGCCTGCTGGACATGGGGTGCTCGCAGCTTTCGCTGGGCGACACCATCGGCGTCGCGACGGCGGGCCAGGTCGAGAACCTCGTCGGGCTGTTCGGCGATGTCGGTACTTTGGCCGTGCACTTCCACGACACCTACGGTCAGGCTCTGGCCAACACCCTGGCGGCGCTCCGATGTGGAGTGTCGACAGTGGACTCTTCGGCGGGCGGGCTGGGCGGCTGCCCGTACGCCGAGTCGGCCACGGGGAACCTGGCCACCGAGGACCTGGTGTGGATGCTGGACGGCCTCGGGGTGGCCACCGGCGTCGACCTGGACGTGCTGGTGGCGGCCAGTACCTGGATGGCGGGACAGCTCGGCCGCCCGAGCCCGTCCCGCGTGGTCGCCGCGTTGAGCTGA
- a CDS encoding class I SAM-dependent methyltransferase, with protein MTGIVNTAQAEAWNGYEGEHWASHAERYDAVNNGFNDYVLDRVGPDDRVLDIGCGNGRLTRLAAARARSATGVDLSGPMLATARARAAGVPNVTFEQGDVQVYPFAEGGFDLAVSRFGVMFFADPVAAFANVRRALSRGGRLAFLCMTALSGTDLGRVFGALAEYLPQPTGPDGSGPTSFANPERTTAVLTEAGFEDVACTRVEADQVWGRDVPDAARFIGDWGPVRHHLGMVDDATATKAKEALTAALEPFAGPDAVRLRGTAWLVTGRRS; from the coding sequence ATGACGGGGATCGTCAACACCGCGCAGGCCGAGGCGTGGAACGGGTACGAAGGGGAGCACTGGGCTTCGCACGCCGAGCGCTACGACGCCGTGAACAACGGGTTCAACGATTACGTGCTCGACCGGGTGGGCCCGGACGACCGGGTGCTCGACATCGGCTGCGGCAACGGCCGGCTGACCCGGCTCGCGGCGGCGCGGGCCCGGTCCGCGACCGGAGTCGACCTGTCCGGGCCGATGCTCGCGACCGCGCGGGCGCGGGCGGCGGGGGTCCCGAACGTGACCTTCGAGCAGGGCGACGTCCAGGTGTACCCGTTCGCCGAAGGCGGGTTCGACCTGGCGGTCAGCCGGTTCGGGGTGATGTTCTTCGCCGACCCGGTGGCGGCGTTCGCCAACGTCCGGCGCGCCCTGAGCCGCGGCGGCCGGCTCGCGTTCCTGTGCATGACGGCGCTCTCCGGCACCGACCTCGGCCGGGTGTTCGGGGCGCTGGCGGAGTACCTGCCCCAGCCCACGGGTCCGGACGGCAGCGGCCCGACGTCGTTCGCGAACCCGGAGCGGACGACGGCGGTCCTGACCGAAGCCGGCTTCGAGGACGTGGCGTGCACCCGCGTCGAAGCCGACCAGGTCTGGGGCCGCGACGTCCCGGACGCGGCGCGGTTCATCGGTGACTGGGGTCCGGTCCGCCACCACCTGGGCATGGTCGACGACGCGACCGCCACCAAGGCGAAGGAAGCCCTGACGGCGGCACTGGAGCCGTTCGCCGGTCCGGACGCGGTCCGCCTGCGCGGGACGGCGTGGCTGGTCACGGGAAGGAGGTCGTAG
- a CDS encoding alkene reductase — protein sequence MSLLTPADLGGWRLPNRVVLAPTTRARVPGGVPGQPQSAYYAERAGAGLIVTEGAWVSERAVGFPDVPGVYAEEHVAGWRPVTDLVHALGGRIVVQLWHTGAVSHPDFLGARPAGPSAVNPGETVHTASGRRPTVTPREMSVAEIRAVVADYGAAAENARRAGFDGVEVAANGVYLLAQFLHPRTNHRTDAYGRCRRKLLLEVVDAVSASGIAVGVRLSPWWTGGLFTVDESLRAEYDELVAGLDVTYLHLRGPDAGPDFAGFARYRNLFGGSLIVNNGFDRDSGDAVIEAGIADAVSYSRHFVANPDLVTRFALGLPLDTADPSTYYGVTVS from the coding sequence ATGAGCTTGCTGACCCCTGCCGACCTGGGCGGATGGCGCCTGCCGAACCGCGTGGTGCTGGCGCCGACGACTCGCGCGCGTGTTCCCGGCGGCGTGCCCGGGCAACCACAGTCCGCCTACTACGCGGAGCGTGCCGGCGCCGGGCTGATCGTCACCGAAGGCGCCTGGGTGAGTGAGCGGGCTGTGGGATTCCCGGACGTCCCGGGGGTGTACGCCGAGGAACACGTCGCCGGGTGGCGGCCGGTCACCGACCTCGTGCACGCCCTCGGCGGGCGGATCGTGGTGCAGCTGTGGCACACCGGCGCGGTGTCGCACCCGGACTTCCTCGGCGCCCGGCCGGCCGGACCGTCGGCGGTGAACCCCGGAGAGACCGTGCACACCGCCTCGGGACGGCGTCCGACCGTGACGCCGCGCGAGATGAGCGTGGCCGAGATCCGGGCCGTCGTCGCGGACTACGGCGCTGCCGCCGAGAACGCGCGGCGCGCGGGCTTCGACGGGGTCGAGGTGGCGGCCAACGGCGTGTACCTGCTCGCGCAGTTCCTGCACCCGCGGACGAACCACCGCACCGACGCGTACGGGCGTTGCCGGCGGAAGCTGCTGCTGGAGGTCGTCGATGCCGTGAGTGCCTCCGGGATCGCTGTCGGGGTAAGGCTTTCGCCGTGGTGGACCGGCGGACTGTTCACAGTGGACGAATCGCTGCGCGCCGAGTACGACGAGCTGGTCGCCGGACTCGACGTGACCTACCTGCACCTCCGTGGTCCGGACGCGGGACCGGACTTCGCCGGTTTCGCGCGGTATCGCAATCTGTTCGGCGGCTCGCTCATCGTGAACAACGGCTTCGACCGCGACTCCGGGGACGCCGTGATCGAGGCCGGGATCGCCGACGCGGTGTCGTACTCCCGCCACTTCGTCGCCAACCCGGACCTCGTGACGCGGTTCGCGCTCGGCCTGCCTCTGGACACCGCCGATCCGTCGACGTACTACGGAGTCACGGTGTCCTGA
- a CDS encoding TNT domain-containing protein yields the protein MTEPSEAGSEPVEADLDTGPIRVPGYGLTDSGAFEEAPTPPSGNPAAWPHAVSPLLPPFPLPPAPPVPPAPPVPAGPPPPVAGPPPNPGSPVPLPVLGSPRTERESVVALFLVHMFPIGHLPVAMDKPALQLPLPEDPDGFPPNDHPDARLIFDDQALTNVTAGFRRSPTAPPRPVPRHLTEGYVPYARATQAVWIRRFVVGHSELGPEYAWPPGDHYPEGGVDTGEPVMVPVNTVLDRFGPAYGRVFFADGTPFTERSLPPGMLDAEYRRYVVVRSVPMWRTETANWFGQVGGGTRFRALLAADELVTLGYLAEAKQEED from the coding sequence GTGACCGAGCCTTCCGAGGCGGGCTCCGAACCGGTCGAGGCCGACCTCGACACCGGGCCGATCCGGGTGCCCGGGTACGGCCTGACGGATTCGGGCGCCTTCGAAGAGGCGCCGACCCCGCCCTCGGGCAACCCCGCGGCGTGGCCGCACGCGGTGTCGCCGCTGCTCCCGCCGTTCCCGCTGCCCCCGGCACCGCCGGTCCCGCCCGCCCCGCCTGTGCCGGCCGGGCCACCCCCGCCCGTGGCCGGACCGCCGCCGAACCCGGGCTCGCCCGTGCCGCTGCCGGTACTCGGCTCGCCGCGCACCGAGCGCGAAAGCGTTGTCGCGCTGTTCCTGGTGCACATGTTCCCGATCGGGCACCTGCCGGTGGCCATGGACAAGCCGGCGCTGCAGCTGCCGCTGCCCGAGGACCCGGACGGCTTTCCCCCGAACGACCACCCGGACGCCCGGCTGATCTTCGACGACCAGGCGCTCACCAACGTCACCGCCGGGTTCCGCCGGTCGCCGACCGCGCCGCCGCGGCCGGTGCCGCGGCACCTGACCGAGGGCTACGTCCCGTACGCGCGGGCGACGCAGGCCGTGTGGATCCGCCGGTTCGTCGTCGGGCACAGCGAGCTCGGGCCCGAGTACGCGTGGCCGCCGGGCGACCACTACCCGGAGGGCGGCGTCGACACCGGCGAGCCGGTGATGGTCCCGGTCAACACCGTGCTCGACCGCTTCGGCCCGGCGTACGGGCGGGTGTTCTTCGCCGACGGCACGCCGTTCACGGAACGCTCGCTGCCGCCCGGGATGCTGGACGCCGAGTACCGCCGGTACGTCGTGGTGCGGTCGGTGCCGATGTGGCGGACGGAGACCGCGAACTGGTTCGGCCAGGTCGGCGGGGGTACCCGGTTCCGGGCGCTGCTGGCCGCCGACGAACTCGTGACCCTCGGCTACCTCGCCGAGGCGAAGCAGGAAGAGGACTGA
- a CDS encoding LysR family transcriptional regulator: protein MDDVEVRELRYFRAVAEELNFSRAAERLGMAQPPLSRAIRLLERRLGVQLFERTSRHVALTPAGKVLLAESAKALDAVTTAVRLTRRAAQQPAALVVTAKPGVATELLRRIADRHPDPVEIRISGFGEQTGLLRDGQADVALLGCPGDHGDLDVEVLFTEPRVAALPARHELAGRSSLTCADFTGRATPFWPGASVADRAYWSGRDVIGGPVTPGPVVHDSAQLLETVALGQAIALLPASFAEGHPRTDIVYRPVVDATPYSLALAWPAGARDLRIARFVRTAVEVSEALPRPDAVPAG, encoded by the coding sequence ATGGACGACGTCGAGGTCCGTGAGCTGCGGTACTTCCGCGCGGTCGCCGAGGAGTTGAACTTCTCCCGCGCCGCCGAGCGGCTCGGGATGGCGCAGCCGCCGCTGTCACGCGCGATCCGGTTGCTGGAGCGGCGGTTGGGCGTCCAGCTCTTCGAGCGCACCAGCCGGCACGTCGCCCTGACACCGGCCGGGAAGGTCCTGCTCGCGGAGTCGGCGAAGGCACTGGACGCGGTCACCACCGCGGTCCGGCTCACCCGCCGGGCCGCGCAGCAGCCGGCGGCGCTCGTCGTCACCGCGAAACCCGGGGTGGCCACCGAACTGCTGCGGCGGATCGCCGACCGGCATCCGGACCCGGTCGAGATCCGGATCAGCGGGTTCGGCGAGCAGACGGGCTTGCTGCGTGACGGCCAGGCCGACGTGGCCTTGCTCGGCTGCCCGGGCGACCACGGTGATCTGGACGTCGAGGTGCTCTTCACCGAGCCTCGGGTCGCCGCGCTCCCGGCGCGGCACGAGCTGGCCGGCCGGTCCTCCTTGACCTGCGCGGACTTCACCGGGCGGGCGACGCCGTTCTGGCCGGGCGCGTCGGTCGCGGACCGGGCCTACTGGTCGGGCCGGGACGTGATCGGCGGCCCTGTCACGCCGGGGCCGGTGGTGCACGACAGCGCCCAGCTGCTGGAAACGGTCGCGCTCGGGCAGGCGATCGCGCTGCTGCCGGCGTCGTTCGCCGAAGGGCACCCGCGAACCGACATCGTCTACCGGCCGGTCGTCGACGCGACGCCGTACTCGCTCGCCCTCGCCTGGCCGGCGGGCGCGCGAGACCTGCGGATCGCGCGGTTCGTGCGGACCGCCGTCGAGGTCAGCGAAGCACTACCTCGACCGGATGCCGTCCCGGCGGGGTGA
- a CDS encoding TetR/AcrR family transcriptional regulator yields MAVMSPRKAAAQRDGQSLHDLLVETAQKMIATHGTTGMTVREIARMAGVADGVLYNHFSDKEELVARALLEHVRTTEAELGDLPVAGEGTLEGNLHRHLEFGLALHKVIVPAFSGLVGQPRVLERFAEISERSGYWRDRLLAYLKEERALGRLHPESEVDAAAAMLVGYCHASVLAVVFPHTGPLDPPTVDSVVRATLHGIAP; encoded by the coding sequence ATGGCGGTGATGTCACCGAGGAAAGCCGCGGCTCAGCGGGACGGCCAGTCCCTGCACGACCTGCTGGTCGAAACCGCCCAGAAGATGATCGCCACGCACGGGACGACCGGGATGACCGTGCGCGAGATCGCGCGCATGGCCGGCGTCGCCGACGGCGTGCTCTACAACCACTTCTCCGACAAGGAGGAGCTGGTGGCCCGGGCCTTGCTGGAGCACGTGCGCACGACGGAAGCGGAGCTGGGCGACCTGCCGGTGGCCGGGGAAGGCACCCTGGAGGGGAACCTCCACCGCCACCTGGAGTTCGGCCTCGCCCTGCACAAGGTGATCGTGCCGGCGTTCAGCGGCTTGGTCGGGCAGCCGAGGGTGCTGGAGCGGTTCGCGGAGATCAGTGAGCGATCCGGCTACTGGCGCGACCGCCTGCTGGCCTACCTCAAGGAGGAGCGCGCGCTGGGCAGGCTGCACCCGGAGTCCGAAGTGGATGCGGCCGCGGCCATGCTGGTCGGCTACTGCCACGCCTCGGTGCTGGCGGTGGTCTTCCCGCACACGGGCCCCCTCGACCCGCCCACGGTGGACTCGGTGGTGCGGGCGACGCTCCACGGCATCGCGCCGTAG
- a CDS encoding dihydrofolate reductase family protein has product MADVIANMSMSLDGFVADPQDRIDHLFGWFGNGDVEVPTAVEWATFKTSEASAKMLRDAMDNVGALIAGRHLFDITQGWGGTHPMGVPVFVVTHEAPADWPHPDAPFTFVTDGVEGAVEQAKKVAGDKNVAVASTKIAQQCLNLGLLDGIQVDLVPVLLGSGVRFFEQLEGTTTLTGPEVVEGTGVTHLSYRIKR; this is encoded by the coding sequence ATGGCCGACGTCATCGCCAACATGTCCATGTCCCTCGACGGCTTCGTCGCCGACCCGCAGGACCGCATCGATCACCTGTTCGGGTGGTTCGGCAACGGCGACGTCGAGGTGCCCACCGCCGTCGAATGGGCGACCTTCAAGACCTCCGAGGCCAGCGCGAAGATGCTGCGCGACGCCATGGACAACGTCGGCGCGCTGATCGCCGGCCGCCACCTGTTCGACATCACCCAGGGCTGGGGCGGCACGCACCCGATGGGCGTGCCGGTCTTCGTCGTCACCCACGAGGCACCGGCGGACTGGCCGCACCCGGACGCGCCGTTCACCTTCGTCACCGACGGCGTCGAAGGCGCCGTCGAACAGGCCAAGAAGGTCGCCGGCGACAAGAACGTCGCCGTCGCCAGCACCAAGATCGCGCAGCAGTGCCTCAACCTCGGCCTGCTCGACGGCATCCAGGTCGACCTCGTCCCGGTGCTGCTCGGCTCGGGCGTCCGGTTCTTCGAGCAGCTCGAGGGCACCACCACGCTGACCGGCCCCGAGGTCGTCGAGGGGACCGGCGTCACACACCTCTCCTACCGGATCAAGCGCTGA
- a CDS encoding biotin--[acetyl-CoA-carboxylase] ligase, whose protein sequence is MAEIDAARLTAALKDRYAKIDVVERTGSTNADLRKAVENGAADRTVLLAEEQTAGVGRRGRTWSSPKGAGLYLSVALRPGVPFTALGSLSVVAALAVRAVAAGDGVDAALKWPNDVLSGGAKCAGILAEAVAGDPPSIVLGIGLNVLPLGDVQPGPGGLPATSLAELGATNTDRTDVAIALLTEFDELEKRWRLAGGDLTEAGLLGEYRAHCATLGQDVEVQLPDGTSLTGRAADIDAAGQLQVDTAGGRRHTVFAGDVVHVRPA, encoded by the coding sequence ATGGCAGAGATCGACGCCGCCCGGCTGACCGCGGCGCTCAAGGACCGGTACGCGAAGATCGACGTCGTCGAGCGCACCGGCTCCACCAACGCTGACCTGCGGAAAGCCGTCGAAAACGGCGCCGCGGACCGGACCGTTCTGCTGGCCGAGGAGCAGACCGCGGGGGTCGGCCGCCGGGGCCGGACGTGGAGTTCCCCGAAGGGCGCCGGGCTGTACCTGAGCGTGGCGCTGCGGCCGGGCGTCCCGTTCACGGCGCTCGGTTCACTCTCCGTCGTCGCCGCGCTCGCCGTCCGGGCGGTCGCGGCCGGCGACGGGGTCGACGCCGCGCTGAAGTGGCCCAACGACGTCCTCTCCGGCGGCGCCAAGTGCGCCGGGATCCTCGCCGAGGCCGTCGCCGGGGACCCGCCGTCGATCGTGCTCGGCATCGGCCTCAACGTCCTGCCCCTCGGCGACGTCCAGCCGGGCCCGGGCGGGTTGCCCGCGACGTCGCTCGCCGAGCTGGGCGCCACGAACACCGACCGCACCGACGTCGCGATCGCGCTGCTCACCGAGTTCGACGAGCTGGAGAAACGCTGGCGGCTCGCGGGCGGCGACCTGACCGAGGCCGGCCTGCTGGGCGAGTACCGCGCCCACTGCGCGACCCTCGGCCAGGACGTCGAGGTGCAACTGCCGGACGGCACGTCGCTCACCGGCCGCGCGGCCGACATCGACGCCGCCGGGCAGCTCCAGGTCGACACGGCGGGCGGCCGGCGGCACACCGTCTTCGCGGGTGACGTGGTCCACGTCCGCCCGGCCTGA
- a CDS encoding C40 family peptidase — MTTKPTSWARGAALRGLVALPLVAGLVAAGWLLADRSPEPAPAPLPLPVAEGAASGPSVLEVSAPVKAQEPGQGASGQGGKSPLQQWADQLAGPLDIPADALIGYANGELTLRSEDPSCHLSWVTLAGVGSAASNHGRGDGNLLGLTAAQAKKYGTDAPVAAGRALCAGGTDLGAGPGWWKAIAAYHPGSDTELFRQRVLGMAQLYATLSLDPAAADSARVRATRFALGQLGLPYVWGGNGPDAGAAGFDCSGLTKASYDSAGVPLPRTADSQFRALPPVPASQEPRLGDLVFYGSPATRIHHVGLYLGNGLMINAPTEGQAIQIHTYHSKGDDYAGAGRPA; from the coding sequence GTGACGACGAAGCCGACCTCCTGGGCTCGTGGCGCGGCCCTGCGCGGCCTCGTCGCGCTGCCGCTCGTCGCGGGCCTGGTCGCCGCGGGCTGGCTGCTGGCCGACCGGTCGCCCGAACCCGCGCCCGCCCCGCTGCCGCTGCCGGTGGCCGAGGGCGCGGCGTCCGGCCCGTCGGTCCTCGAGGTCAGCGCGCCCGTGAAGGCGCAGGAGCCGGGCCAGGGCGCGTCCGGCCAGGGCGGCAAGAGCCCGCTGCAGCAGTGGGCCGACCAGCTGGCCGGGCCGCTCGACATCCCGGCCGACGCCCTGATCGGCTACGCGAACGGCGAGCTGACACTGCGGAGTGAAGACCCGTCGTGCCACCTCTCGTGGGTCACGCTGGCGGGCGTCGGCTCGGCGGCGTCGAACCACGGCCGCGGCGACGGGAACCTCCTGGGGCTGACCGCGGCGCAGGCCAAGAAGTACGGCACCGACGCGCCGGTCGCGGCCGGGCGCGCCCTGTGCGCGGGCGGCACGGACCTCGGTGCCGGCCCGGGCTGGTGGAAGGCGATCGCGGCGTACCACCCGGGCAGCGACACGGAGCTGTTCCGCCAGCGCGTCCTCGGCATGGCCCAGCTGTACGCGACGCTCTCCCTGGACCCGGCCGCGGCCGATTCGGCCCGGGTCCGCGCGACCCGCTTCGCCCTGGGCCAGCTCGGCCTCCCGTACGTCTGGGGCGGCAACGGCCCCGACGCGGGTGCGGCGGGCTTCGACTGCTCGGGCCTGACGAAGGCGTCGTACGACAGTGCGGGCGTGCCCCTGCCGCGGACGGCGGACAGCCAGTTCCGGGCGCTCCCGCCGGTCCCGGCTTCGCAGGAGCCCCGCCTGGGCGACCTGGTGTTCTACGGCAGCCCGGCGACGCGCATCCACCACGTGGGGCTGTACCTGGGCAACGGCCTGATGATCAACGCCCCGACCGAAGGCCAGGCGATCCAGATCCACACGTACCACTCGAAGGGCGACGACTACGCGGGCGCGGGCCGCCCGGCCTGA